Proteins encoded within one genomic window of Corynebacterium aurimucosum:
- a CDS encoding NAD(P)H-dependent glycerol-3-phosphate dehydrogenase, which yields MANVAVMGAGSWGTTLAKVFADAGNDVRLWARREELANAINTRHENPDYLPELPLPESIKASTEPATTLQAADIVIFGVPSQTLRGNLEKWAPLLPEDATLVSISKGVEKATLNLMSEVIADAAGVSSDRIAVLSGPNLAKEVAQEQPAATVIACSDAARAEAVQHAAAAPYFRPYTNTDVIGAEIGGACKNVIALACGMAAGKGLGNNTMATIITRGLAEITRLGVKLGADPFTFSGLAGMGDLVATCSSTLSRNRTFGYRLGQGGTLEEATAATNGQVAEGVISSDSIFRLAQRADVEMPITQAVYGVCHRGVTVDDMIVALMGRTKKAE from the coding sequence ATGGCAAACGTGGCAGTAATGGGGGCAGGCTCGTGGGGAACCACGCTGGCAAAAGTCTTTGCTGACGCCGGCAACGACGTCCGCTTGTGGGCGCGCCGCGAGGAATTGGCGAATGCCATCAACACGCGCCACGAGAATCCGGATTACCTCCCAGAACTCCCGCTTCCTGAGTCGATTAAGGCCTCCACAGAGCCGGCAACAACGCTGCAGGCCGCGGATATTGTGATCTTCGGCGTTCCCTCCCAGACGCTGCGCGGAAACCTGGAAAAGTGGGCGCCGCTCTTGCCTGAGGACGCGACCTTGGTGTCGATCTCTAAAGGCGTGGAGAAGGCCACACTCAACCTAATGAGCGAAGTTATCGCAGACGCCGCCGGTGTCTCCTCCGACCGTATCGCGGTCCTCTCTGGGCCCAACCTAGCCAAGGAGGTGGCCCAGGAGCAACCAGCAGCCACGGTGATTGCCTGCAGCGATGCTGCCCGTGCCGAGGCCGTGCAACATGCCGCCGCAGCACCGTATTTTCGGCCCTATACCAACACCGATGTCATCGGCGCGGAGATCGGCGGCGCCTGCAAAAACGTGATTGCACTTGCCTGCGGCATGGCGGCGGGTAAGGGGTTAGGAAACAACACCATGGCCACCATCATCACGCGCGGGCTCGCGGAGATTACTCGCCTAGGAGTGAAGCTGGGAGCGGACCCGTTCACCTTCTCTGGTCTAGCAGGCATGGGAGACCTCGTGGCGACGTGCAGTTCGACGTTGTCGCGTAACCGCACCTTTGGGTATCGCCTCGGCCAGGGTGGCACGCTGGAGGAAGCAACTGCCGCCACCAACGGGCAGGTTGCGGAAGGTGTTATCTCATCTGATTCCATCTTTAGGTTGGCGCAGCGCGCAGACGTAGAGATGCCGATTACCCAAGCGGTCTACGGTGTGTGCCACCGCGGGGTGACTGTCGACGACATGATTGTTGCTCTGATGGGTCGCACCAAGAAAGCTGAGTAA
- a CDS encoding D-alanine--D-alanine ligase family protein: MTEAKPVRVAVVYGGRSSEHSVSCISAGAIMEHLDPEKYEVVPIGITREGTWTQGNRAGLDIVDGRLPEVELHDELALSLNPATRGRIHNVTRHEHYTEVDVIVPVLHGPYGEDGTVQGLFELSGIPYVGAGVLASAVGMDKEFTKKLLVAEGLPVAPQEVLTGEATLNDAQKERLGLPVFVKPARGGSSIGVSKVSAWEDLEAALTLAYESDDKVLIEPEISGAEVEVGVLERPDGSLQASVPAKLLGTTESEEGFYDFDAKYIDEGVSAAIPAPLSEELTAELRQRAIEAFRALGASGLSRVDFFVSDDSYCINEVNTFPGFTPISMYPQVFAAEGVGYAELLDTLIQTALARS, translated from the coding sequence ATGACTGAAGCGAAACCTGTGCGCGTTGCCGTTGTGTACGGCGGTCGCAGCTCCGAGCATTCGGTGTCGTGCATTTCCGCCGGCGCAATCATGGAGCACCTTGATCCGGAAAAGTATGAAGTCGTGCCCATTGGCATCACGCGGGAAGGCACCTGGACGCAGGGCAACCGCGCGGGACTCGACATTGTCGACGGGCGGCTGCCCGAAGTAGAACTGCACGATGAGCTGGCGTTATCCCTCAACCCTGCCACGCGTGGGCGCATCCACAATGTCACCCGCCACGAGCACTACACAGAGGTCGATGTCATTGTCCCAGTTCTGCACGGCCCCTATGGGGAAGACGGCACAGTGCAGGGCCTCTTTGAACTTTCCGGGATTCCCTACGTCGGCGCAGGCGTATTGGCTTCGGCTGTCGGAATGGACAAGGAGTTCACCAAGAAGCTTCTGGTCGCGGAAGGCCTTCCGGTAGCGCCGCAAGAAGTACTCACAGGGGAAGCCACGCTTAATGACGCCCAAAAGGAACGCCTTGGCCTGCCCGTCTTTGTGAAGCCGGCGCGGGGTGGATCCTCCATCGGTGTGTCCAAGGTCTCCGCGTGGGAAGACCTTGAAGCAGCACTAACCCTGGCCTATGAATCCGATGACAAGGTTCTCATCGAACCAGAAATCAGCGGCGCCGAGGTGGAGGTGGGAGTTCTTGAACGCCCCGACGGCAGCCTCCAGGCCTCTGTCCCCGCCAAGCTCTTGGGCACCACGGAGTCTGAGGAAGGCTTTTATGATTTCGATGCCAAGTACATCGACGAGGGCGTCTCGGCAGCAATTCCTGCTCCGTTGAGTGAGGAGCTGACCGCCGAACTTCGACAGCGCGCTATTGAGGCTTTCCGGGCGCTGGGTGCCTCGGGCCTATCGCGCGTGGATTTCTTCGTCAGTGATGATTCCTACTGCATCAACGAAGTGAATACCTTCCCCGGCTTCACCCCGATTTCTATGTACCCGCAGGTCTTTGCTGCGGAAGGGGTAGGTTATGCCGAGCTGCTCGACACCCTTATTCAGACGGCCCTCGCGCGTTCCTAG
- a CDS encoding DUF3515 domain-containing protein, translating to MDTQFNRTAIYISLGISIAMVFAVIFGAKYVFTSAAQQPVALPPTPSEAADSPECAAVVDALPDKLMGYPRVDLVDPAPAGAAAWAKNSEDKVTLRCGVDLPQQFTDYSHTVESDGESWLQVLDATPGSTLTTWYSTKHTPAIAVTTSSEEAHDDAPEGLEAAFQQLEKKAQKANPAPLSQLKAGPDSMCPALEEALPETLAEGYTRRADVGDKNTWVYSAPGQEEIVVRCGVASPENYRAGVQLQQVNDVPWFEDTTLAEGTTAGTWFALGRAEDLALSAPQDAANSALVRLSDALVAATPSQ from the coding sequence ATGGATACCCAATTTAACCGCACCGCTATTTACATCTCACTCGGGATCTCCATCGCGATGGTCTTCGCGGTGATTTTTGGTGCCAAATACGTATTCACCAGCGCCGCGCAACAGCCAGTGGCGCTGCCTCCCACTCCCTCTGAGGCAGCGGACTCCCCCGAGTGTGCCGCTGTCGTCGATGCGCTGCCGGACAAGCTCATGGGTTACCCGCGCGTCGACTTGGTCGATCCTGCCCCGGCGGGCGCCGCCGCGTGGGCAAAGAACTCGGAGGACAAAGTAACGCTGCGCTGTGGTGTTGACCTGCCGCAGCAGTTTACCGACTACTCCCACACCGTCGAGTCCGACGGCGAATCGTGGCTACAGGTCCTCGACGCCACCCCCGGCTCCACCCTCACGACGTGGTACAGCACCAAGCACACCCCCGCCATCGCGGTGACAACCTCCTCGGAGGAGGCCCACGATGACGCTCCAGAGGGGCTAGAAGCAGCCTTCCAGCAACTAGAAAAGAAGGCACAGAAGGCCAACCCAGCGCCGCTATCGCAGCTCAAGGCTGGACCGGATTCCATGTGTCCCGCTCTAGAAGAGGCCCTGCCGGAAACACTTGCAGAGGGCTATACGCGCCGCGCGGATGTGGGAGATAAGAACACCTGGGTTTATAGCGCACCGGGTCAGGAAGAGATTGTCGTGCGCTGCGGCGTGGCCTCTCCGGAGAACTACCGAGCAGGTGTTCAGCTCCAGCAGGTCAACGACGTCCCGTGGTTCGAAGACACCACGCTGGCGGAGGGCACCACGGCCGGCACATGGTTCGCGCTCGGCCGGGCGGAGGACCTCGCGTTGTCTGCCCCACAGGATGCTGCGAATTCCGCGCTGGTGCGGCTTAGCGACGCCCTCGTGGCAGCCACTCCCTCCCAGTAG
- a CDS encoding thiamine-phosphate kinase, with translation MTVGLSHTLDQAGERHVIHEIVTAAPSALNGDDAAVLYPAAPNSRTVAATDMMVEGRHFRRDWSTAAEIGQKAIVRNFADIEAMGARPTAALLAIAAPGDTSVDFVRGIAQGIAERCAVYNAELVGGDLTRSESLVINVTALGSLGGSGAALTLDGARAGQKLVAHGKIGYSGAGLALLQRYGRALPPELEEFWPLVDAHCAPSLTPGRGVIARATGSTSMTDNSDGLVRDIGHLAGRSGVHIDLDRGAIAPDPLLAGAGAVLDIDPWEWVLTGGEDHTLLATTYKAPPSGFREIGRVMRGSGVTIDGEEPRYSEGWEGFA, from the coding sequence GTGACGGTGGGTTTGTCCCATACCCTCGATCAAGCCGGTGAACGGCACGTTATCCATGAGATTGTCACTGCAGCCCCGAGCGCGCTCAACGGCGACGATGCGGCAGTGCTGTACCCGGCAGCACCCAATTCGCGCACGGTGGCCGCGACAGACATGATGGTGGAAGGTCGGCACTTCCGGCGGGACTGGTCCACCGCCGCGGAGATCGGACAGAAAGCTATTGTGCGCAACTTCGCGGATATTGAGGCGATGGGGGCGCGCCCCACAGCGGCATTGCTGGCGATTGCCGCCCCGGGAGATACCTCGGTGGACTTCGTGCGGGGGATTGCGCAGGGTATCGCTGAGCGCTGCGCGGTATATAACGCGGAGCTCGTAGGCGGAGATCTGACCCGCAGTGAGAGCTTGGTCATCAACGTCACGGCGTTAGGCTCCCTGGGTGGAAGTGGTGCAGCGCTGACTCTGGATGGTGCCCGGGCGGGCCAGAAGTTGGTAGCACACGGCAAGATTGGGTATTCCGGGGCGGGCCTGGCGCTGTTGCAACGCTATGGCCGCGCATTGCCGCCGGAGTTAGAAGAATTCTGGCCTTTGGTCGACGCCCACTGCGCTCCCTCCCTCACCCCGGGGCGTGGTGTCATCGCGCGGGCAACCGGTTCGACCTCGATGACGGATAACTCGGATGGCCTCGTGCGCGATATAGGACACTTAGCTGGACGTTCCGGGGTGCACATCGACCTTGACCGTGGAGCGATTGCCCCTGACCCGCTGCTGGCTGGCGCCGGCGCGGTGCTCGATATCGATCCTTGGGAATGGGTCTTAACCGGCGGCGAGGACCACACGCTGTTGGCTACCACGTACAAGGCCCCTCCCTCCGGTTTCCGGGAAATTGGTCGGGTGATGCGCGGTAGCGGCGTGACCATTGACGGAGAGGAGCCGCGCTATAGCGAGGGCTGGGAGGGATTCGCGTGA
- a CDS encoding uracil-DNA glycosylase, with translation MPYIRQALEENLPRIEREIGAEFLPPAENVFAALSMPLEDVRVLIVGQDPYPTPGHAMGLSFSTRSGVPAPRSLKNIYAELGDDLGIPGRADGDLRAWFEQGVLLLNRVLTVAPGQAGSHRRLGWEAITEAAIRALAGRDIVAILWGRDAQACQAFLPGTECITSPHPSPLSARRGFFGSRPFSRANAALEARGVPAVDWRL, from the coding sequence ATGCCTTACATCCGGCAGGCACTGGAGGAAAACCTTCCACGCATTGAGCGCGAGATTGGCGCAGAGTTCCTGCCGCCCGCCGAGAATGTATTCGCCGCCCTGTCTATGCCGCTCGAGGACGTGCGGGTGCTCATCGTGGGCCAGGACCCCTATCCCACGCCGGGGCATGCCATGGGTTTGTCCTTCTCCACGCGATCGGGCGTGCCGGCCCCGCGTTCGTTGAAGAATATCTACGCCGAGCTTGGCGACGACCTCGGCATCCCCGGCCGCGCTGATGGTGATCTACGGGCCTGGTTTGAGCAAGGAGTGCTGCTGCTCAACCGAGTGCTTACCGTGGCCCCGGGCCAGGCCGGTTCACACCGCAGGCTCGGGTGGGAAGCGATTACCGAGGCCGCCATCAGGGCACTGGCGGGGCGCGATATCGTGGCCATTCTATGGGGCCGCGATGCCCAAGCCTGCCAAGCTTTCCTGCCCGGTACAGAGTGCATTACCTCCCCGCATCCTTCGCCGCTGTCAGCGCGGCGTGGATTCTTTGGATCGCGTCCTTTTTCCCGGGCCAATGCGGCTTTAGAGGCCCGTGGCGTCCCCGCAGTGGACTGGCGCTTGTAG
- a CDS encoding DAK2 domain-containing protein, whose translation MSYPAELDARGLHEWASRTVEELQRRRAEINALNVFPVPDSDTGSNMAHTMESALAEANKGEVDVAEALAIGSVRGARGNSGMVLSQVLRGVADATTDSRVDGAVLADALTLAVTLVDRALAAPVEGTIITVLRAAAIAANQAAEQPGAELHGILLAAVEAARKALAETPSQLSALREAGVVDAGGTGFVILLECLLTQVTGPDPASQPLTESVPLYSAEPAVREPQAGEELAEIEAIFFFEGNLGDIEETLAPLGNSLVIARATETSASVHIHSAEAGAVIEKAYSLGKVSNLRLEALPQTGQAASCQDSGGGGGAQRRIFAAVPEEAARELFEKAGADVVKPGEELQSAGEGDLFLPNGCGGDPGKATVIPTDSLVVGLAALSVYAPSSAHTDDVLAAMKDAARSMRVAYPDRENVAGILAACRTQLGYGGEQITVLTGLELEEDELARELGVDVVVLHVPGLRTEIGVE comes from the coding sequence ATGTCATATCCCGCTGAGTTGGATGCTCGTGGCCTCCACGAGTGGGCCTCCCGAACCGTGGAGGAGCTGCAGCGCCGCCGCGCCGAGATCAATGCCCTCAACGTTTTCCCAGTGCCCGATTCCGACACGGGATCCAACATGGCGCACACCATGGAGTCCGCGTTGGCGGAGGCCAATAAGGGCGAGGTGGACGTGGCCGAAGCCCTGGCCATCGGCTCAGTGCGCGGCGCCCGCGGCAATTCGGGGATGGTGCTCTCCCAAGTGCTGCGGGGGGTTGCCGATGCCACGACGGATTCGCGCGTGGACGGTGCGGTACTCGCCGATGCTTTGACCTTGGCTGTCACTTTGGTGGACCGCGCGCTTGCCGCACCGGTGGAAGGAACGATTATTACCGTGCTGCGAGCCGCGGCGATCGCCGCCAATCAGGCTGCCGAGCAGCCTGGGGCCGAGCTTCACGGCATCTTGCTCGCAGCGGTCGAGGCCGCACGGAAGGCCCTTGCTGAGACCCCCTCGCAGCTATCGGCCCTGCGCGAAGCCGGCGTTGTGGATGCCGGTGGAACCGGCTTCGTAATTTTGCTCGAGTGCTTGCTCACTCAGGTCACAGGGCCCGACCCTGCCAGCCAACCCCTGACGGAGTCGGTGCCACTTTACTCCGCGGAGCCTGCCGTGCGGGAGCCACAGGCAGGAGAAGAGCTCGCAGAGATCGAAGCCATCTTCTTCTTTGAGGGCAACCTGGGCGACATCGAAGAGACCTTGGCTCCGCTGGGCAATAGTCTCGTCATTGCACGGGCGACGGAAACCTCCGCCAGCGTGCACATCCATAGCGCTGAGGCGGGGGCCGTGATCGAAAAGGCCTATTCCCTGGGAAAGGTCAGCAACCTGCGGCTCGAAGCGCTACCGCAGACGGGTCAGGCGGCCAGCTGCCAAGATTCTGGTGGTGGCGGGGGAGCACAGCGGCGTATCTTTGCCGCGGTGCCTGAAGAGGCAGCGCGGGAGCTTTTTGAGAAGGCGGGGGCGGACGTCGTCAAGCCCGGCGAAGAACTGCAAAGCGCCGGGGAGGGAGATCTTTTCTTGCCCAATGGCTGCGGTGGTGACCCGGGCAAGGCTACTGTCATTCCGACCGATTCCCTGGTAGTCGGGCTGGCGGCGCTCTCGGTTTATGCGCCGAGTTCCGCGCACACCGACGACGTGCTCGCCGCGATGAAGGACGCTGCCCGCTCCATGCGGGTAGCCTACCCAGATAGAGAAAACGTGGCTGGGATTCTAGCGGCATGTCGTACTCAGCTGGGCTATGGCGGCGAGCAGATCACGGTGCTGACTGGCCTTGAGCTAGAGGAAGACGAGTTAGCCCGAGAGTTGGGGGTTGATGTCGTGGTTCTGCACGTGCCTGGACTGCGCACTGAGATTGGGGTGGAGTAG
- a CDS encoding ATP-dependent DNA helicase RecG, producing the protein MLGWQDDRALTDILAKKDAAAFKRAFGYTTCGELLSHYPRDYIRHNKDVGLGGAEDGDHVTITGVIEELRVKHTSKAVVFILYMDSGVQASFFNAHYVQRVLGRGMRVMLSGKLKYFRGYPSLQHPDFLILDPGRYQESLLDSTTGQGTGSLKKLSQFGSLETFLQREWIPVYPASGKVTSWYIMGAIHKVLEHTPPIPEPLDYRMMVTLDQAVREIHEPGDNGPERAIQRLKYNEALSVGLVMALRQRDVKARTATPMPAILEGYRDELLSELPFALTDGQRRVIGEIDADLCGTAPMMRLLQGEVGSGKTLVATCAMLQAVDAGKQAALLAPTEVLAAQHGASISASVPEGVTVTVLTGSMKTAQKRKALLEIVSGEADIVIGTHAIIQDSVEFFDLGLVIVDEQHRFGVEQRDSLRTKTREGTSPHLLVMTATPIPRTIAMTVFGDLAVSTLKELPGGRKPILSAVVPEWKPEWVRRAIERIREEVGKGHQAYIVCPRIEGEGGVETMSVQLRNLPLRGLRVEMLHGKMPDKDQVMESFARGEIDVLVATTVIEVGVDVPNATVMLIRESENFGVSQLHQLRGRVGRGGNESVCLLHTTAEPNSKSFRRIKAIADTPSGFDLAELDLQQRHEGDILGTLQSGTKRTLKLLNLINDRDIVERTHADAAALVERNPELAEELTHNLSADEQGFLEKN; encoded by the coding sequence ATGCTGGGCTGGCAGGATGACCGCGCACTGACGGATATCTTGGCAAAGAAGGATGCCGCGGCTTTCAAGCGCGCCTTCGGATACACCACGTGCGGGGAGCTGCTCAGCCACTATCCGCGCGACTACATCCGCCACAATAAGGACGTGGGCCTCGGCGGTGCTGAGGATGGTGATCACGTCACCATCACTGGCGTTATCGAAGAACTCCGCGTTAAACACACATCTAAAGCCGTGGTGTTTATCCTCTACATGGATAGCGGAGTCCAGGCCTCCTTTTTCAATGCGCACTACGTGCAGCGCGTGCTGGGGCGCGGCATGCGCGTCATGCTCTCCGGCAAGCTGAAATACTTCCGGGGATACCCCAGCTTGCAGCACCCCGATTTTCTCATCCTCGACCCCGGCCGCTATCAGGAGTCCCTGCTGGATAGCACTACTGGGCAGGGGACAGGTTCGCTGAAGAAGCTCTCCCAGTTCGGCTCGCTGGAGACCTTCCTGCAGCGCGAATGGATTCCCGTGTACCCGGCTAGCGGAAAGGTGACGTCGTGGTACATCATGGGCGCTATCCATAAAGTGCTCGAGCACACCCCACCGATCCCGGAGCCGCTGGACTATCGGATGATGGTGACGCTGGATCAAGCCGTGCGCGAGATCCACGAACCGGGTGATAATGGCCCGGAGCGCGCTATCCAGCGCCTCAAGTACAACGAGGCCCTATCGGTGGGCCTAGTTATGGCCTTGCGTCAGCGCGATGTCAAGGCGCGCACGGCAACCCCGATGCCGGCAATTCTGGAAGGTTACCGCGATGAGCTGCTCAGCGAGCTACCCTTCGCGCTGACTGACGGTCAACGACGTGTCATCGGCGAGATCGACGCAGATCTGTGTGGCACCGCGCCCATGATGCGGCTGTTGCAAGGTGAGGTCGGTTCAGGCAAAACGCTCGTTGCCACCTGTGCCATGCTGCAGGCGGTTGATGCTGGAAAACAAGCTGCACTGCTTGCCCCGACGGAGGTACTGGCGGCGCAGCATGGGGCGTCGATTAGCGCCAGCGTTCCCGAAGGTGTCACCGTCACGGTCCTAACGGGTTCGATGAAGACGGCGCAGAAACGCAAAGCTTTGTTGGAGATTGTCTCTGGCGAGGCCGATATCGTGATTGGCACCCACGCCATCATCCAGGACAGCGTTGAATTCTTCGATTTGGGCCTCGTCATCGTGGATGAGCAGCACCGCTTTGGCGTCGAACAGCGCGATAGCCTGCGCACCAAAACTCGGGAGGGAACCAGCCCGCACCTGTTGGTGATGACTGCGACACCTATCCCGCGCACGATTGCCATGACGGTGTTCGGTGATCTAGCGGTATCGACGCTCAAGGAGCTACCCGGTGGACGCAAACCTATCTTGTCCGCGGTGGTTCCCGAATGGAAGCCGGAGTGGGTACGCCGCGCCATCGAGCGCATCCGTGAAGAGGTAGGCAAGGGTCACCAGGCTTATATCGTTTGCCCGCGGATTGAAGGAGAGGGCGGTGTGGAAACCATGTCGGTTCAACTGCGCAACCTTCCCTTGCGCGGACTGCGGGTGGAGATGCTCCACGGCAAAATGCCCGATAAGGACCAAGTAATGGAGAGCTTCGCGCGCGGGGAGATTGATGTCCTCGTGGCCACCACGGTCATTGAAGTCGGCGTCGATGTTCCCAATGCCACCGTCATGCTGATCCGGGAATCGGAGAACTTTGGAGTCTCGCAGCTGCACCAGTTGCGCGGGCGCGTGGGACGCGGCGGCAATGAATCGGTGTGCCTGCTGCACACGACGGCTGAGCCTAATAGCAAGTCTTTCCGGCGTATCAAAGCTATCGCGGATACGCCATCTGGTTTTGACCTAGCTGAGCTCGACCTACAGCAACGCCACGAAGGCGATATCTTAGGAACACTGCAATCCGGTACGAAGCGCACGCTGAAGTTGCTGAACCTCATCAATGACCGGGACATCGTCGAGCGCACGCATGCTGATGCCGCCGCGTTGGTCGAGCGTAACCCTGAATTAGCGGAGGAACTGACGCACAACCTAAGCGCAGATGAACAGGGATTTTTGGAGAAAAACTAG
- the rsmD gene encoding 16S rRNA (guanine(966)-N(2))-methyltransferase RsmD → MTRIIAGEARGRTIKVPEAGTRPTSDRAREGLFSSLNVRWGFIDSRVLDLFAGSGALGLEAASRGAEEVVLVENNAAAVKVIRHNIGVVKHPRVEVREMKASSYLATAPRGYFDMVLADPPYDFDDVDGLLAAIEPVLDDAAIVVIERHVDSPHTQWPDGFEPTGQKLKKRTFGIARFDMAIYHRSADSSKIDTTGTQED, encoded by the coding sequence ATGACCAGAATCATCGCCGGAGAAGCCCGCGGGCGCACCATCAAGGTGCCCGAAGCTGGGACGAGGCCCACGTCCGACCGTGCCCGCGAGGGCCTTTTCTCATCGTTGAATGTGCGCTGGGGGTTCATTGATTCCCGCGTGTTGGATCTCTTTGCTGGTTCCGGCGCCTTAGGCCTTGAGGCAGCTAGCCGTGGCGCTGAGGAAGTCGTCCTCGTGGAGAATAATGCCGCGGCCGTGAAGGTCATTCGCCACAATATTGGGGTGGTGAAGCACCCGCGCGTGGAGGTACGAGAAATGAAAGCCTCGTCATACCTTGCCACCGCACCGCGCGGCTACTTCGACATGGTGCTCGCGGATCCGCCCTATGACTTCGATGATGTTGATGGTCTTCTCGCCGCCATCGAGCCGGTGCTGGATGATGCCGCGATAGTTGTCATCGAGCGCCACGTGGACTCGCCGCACACACAGTGGCCAGATGGCTTTGAGCCCACCGGTCAGAAGCTTAAGAAGCGGACCTTTGGCATCGCGCGTTTTGATATGGCGATCTATCACCGCAGTGCGGATAGCTCGAAGATCGATACCACCGGAACCCAGGAGGACTAG